A genomic window from Emys orbicularis isolate rEmyOrb1 chromosome 8, rEmyOrb1.hap1, whole genome shotgun sequence includes:
- the UBE2B gene encoding ubiquitin-conjugating enzyme E2 B: protein MSTPARRRLMRDFKRLQEDPPVGVSGAPSENNIMQWNAVIFGPEGTPFEDGTFKLIIEFSEEYPNKPPTVRFLSKMFHPNVYADGSICLDILQNRWSPTYDVSSILTSIQSLLDEPNPNSPANSQAAQLYQENKREYEKRVSAIVEQSWNDS, encoded by the exons ATGTCCACTCCGGCCAGGCGGAGGCTCATGAGGGACTTCAAGAG atTGCAAGAAGACCCTCCTGTGGGTGTCAGTGGTGCACCATCTGAGAATAACATTATGCAATGGAATGCAGTTATATTTGG gCCAGAAGGTACCCCTTTTGAGGATG GTACTTTTAAACTAATAATAGAATTTTCAGAAGAATATCCAAATAAGCCTCCAACTGTTAGGTTTTTATCAAAAATGTTTCATCCGAATG TTTATGCGGATGGTAGCATATGTTTAGACATCCTTCAGAATCGCTGGAGTCCAACGTATGATGTTTCATCTATTTTAACTTCAATTCAG TCTCTGCTTGATGAACCTAATCCAAACAGTCCTGCAAACAGTCAGGCAGCACAACTTTATCAGGAAAACAAACGTGAATATGAGAAAAGAGTTTCAGCTATTGTTGAGCAAAGCTGGAACGATTCATAA